Proteins co-encoded in one Lasioglossum baleicum chromosome 3, iyLasBale1, whole genome shotgun sequence genomic window:
- the LOC143207542 gene encoding cilia-and flagella-associated protein 96: protein MKSRRPVPEPLGKQFGKTDLDRVGFFHDPRSAPFGTYIGTPVKFREGIEKGRQLHPGPPTPLFEEKFTRIFDGEALNEPWRLDAKERLDREKAKIGGRLLPPSPAQKHATPGDYYGCFEKVSHFNPAVREKKKRDPELPNVKIKPNPRGGPGYADIGLSPFPSHSYNPYDRETGPKRGKPVGRFLYASAPLDFFPPNPYEDPTTGPIYTPPEETKVRMIPPGRIYVPFPKRPGGNHSGCFEKFPSYSSDLYIKDTRETKKEVGRFLLGAPTLRSKYTDSIINHVTAVSCNAQNYNSYRPRVYPLGK, encoded by the exons ATGAAATCGAGGCGACCTGTACCGGAGCCTCTCGGCAAACAATTCGGAAAAACGGATCTCGATCGAGTTG GGTTTTTCCACGACCCACGGTCGGCGCCCTTCGGCACGTACATCGGAACACCTGTAAAGTTTCGGGAGGGCATCGAGAAGGGCCGTCAACTGCACCCCGGCCCACCCACACCCTTATTCGAAGAGAAATTCACACGAATTTTCGACGGAGAGGCGTTGAATGAACCATGGCGACTCGACGCGAAAGAACGG CTGGATCGCGAAAAGGCGAAAATTGGCGGCCGCCTATTGCCACCCTCGCCTGCGCAGAAGCACGCGACTCCGGGCGATTATTATGGGTGCTTCGAGAAAGTCAGTCACTTTAATCCGGCAgtgagagagaagaaaaagcGCGATCCGGAACTTCCGAATGTGAAGATCAAACCTAATCCCCGAGGCGGACCGGGATACGCTGATATCGGCCTGAGCCCTTTTCCATCTCACTCCTATAATCCGTACGATCGCGAAACAGGACCGAAACGTG GAAAACCCGTTGGTCGATTTCTGTATGCCAGCGCGCCACTCGATTTTTTCCCACCAAATCCTTACGAGGACCCGACCACGGGTCCCATATATACACCGCCGGAGGAAACTAAAGTACGGATGATACCACCCGGCCGAATTTATGTCCCCTTTCCAAAGCGACCAGGCGGTAATCACTCGGGctgttttgaaaaatttccaAGCTACTCCAGTGATCTTTACATCAAGGATACCCGGGAGACGAAGAAGGAAGTGGGTCGCTTTCTCCTCGGCGCGCCGACTTTACGATCAAAATACACTGATAGCATCATCAATCATGTCACCGCGGTTTCCTGTAACGCACAGAATTACAATAGCTACCGACCACGTGTTTATCCACTGGGAAAATAA